TTTGATTAACCAAGCGATAAAACTCTTGGGTATCTGGGTTGCGTTTAGTGATCTTTAGGCGTTTACGCTTGGTAAACCAGTTTAATGGAGAACGAGGGCTGTACAACACCGTGTCCAACGCATCACAGGTTTTGAGTAAGCGATCAGGAAACTGATTCTTAATGCCGCTACAGGTAATTTGATAGATGTTTGGGCTATTTTTACTGTGCCTCAGTTTTGCGTCATACGCGAAAGAGTAATGCACATCGCCAGATAGAATGACAAAGTTGGTCGGGGTTTTCGTATGGGTGAAAATACTGATAAGTGTGTTAGCGCTACCTGGATGTGCCATCCAATTTTCTGCATCAATAACGAGAGGTTTGCCAGCAATAGTCATGGTTCTTTGTAGCATCTCAATGAACTTAACACCAAAAATCGGAGCGGCAGAAATAATGATGACTTTGCTTTGATCGAGCAATTCTTGTTGAAACTCGGTCATGGCTTCCCAGTCGAGTAGCCCGGAAGGTTTGTTCATTTTAGACTCAGAACGCCAGCGTCGAGTCCGAGTATCCAAAACGACCACTTTGGGAGAGGTGTGAATGGTGTAATGCCAACCTTCAAAGCGAGATAGATGCAAAATCAGGTCATCATGAGCGTCGAGACTTGGTTCTGGTAAATTCGCTTCATCAAGGAATCTTTCCACCTTGGTGAGAAACGCTTGGTTGAACTTTTCAGGCGCATTGCCCCAACCTTGACATAACCAATAGGCGATGAGGCCATTGCCAATTATTCGACGAGAAAATAGATTGTCATACGCCGCTTTTTCCCAGCCGACGGTGAGGTTCCAGTCGTCAGTAATGTCATGGTCATCAAAGATCATGTAAGTCGGAATATGAGCCAATAACCGTTGAACTTGCTTCAGACCAGAGACAAATTTGCGGATGTGTTTTTTCTCTTCGTGCCACTTTTTTTGCCATTGAGGAGTCATGGCTTTCCCGTCAATTTCAAACCCTCGCTGTTCAAGTTGCTCAAGATCAATGAGATCCCATACTGTCGGTGACCACACCAGCAAATACATGGCGAAGTATTCCGCGAAACTGATCAGATGATTTTCACATTCGGTGGAACTGAATATCGGGATATTGCGATGTGGGAACAGTTTAGTCAGTAAGGTTCCGTCATCAACGTAATGGGGCAAGATCTTATCGCGACCATAATAGCATTCAGCGTGCTGGTACAACTCATTACTGTTGGTGATTGGCGCTTGTTTAAAGCTCTCCGATGGCAGGCCGAGTAAGCGAATGGTTTGTTCGATCGCGCTGAGCGTTGGGCCCGCTACATGATCTGCGTAGATTTGATCTCCGCTCATGATTAGCATGTCTGGTCGAGATGTCGTGTCTAGCGTTGATATTTTAGTATCCGCGGCGACTAATGCATCGTCACTAAAATGATGTGGATTGCGGCATGAACCATGCAGTACGTAATCCGCTTTTTCACTGATCACAAAACGGATACCTGCAAGACCCTCTGTATTGTGAGCGTAATTCAAATGAGGCACCAAGGTGGTAACTGGCCCATGCTGAGTGTCTATTTGGTAGCTTAAAGCCGTTTGAGTGGGGAAGTTAGCTGAAATCGTCAGCATACAAACCCACGCGTTTGTGCCTATTTGTAGCTGTTGTTGAGACTCGATTGTGTGCTGAGTGCAAAAATCGTCTGTTTCGGTACTCTTAATTTCAACGCTACCGGTTAACGGTTCAGACGTTACTAGCCATAAATTAACCTCATTGTTGGTAACTTTACGCAGTATGGGACCGGCAAGTACGAGAGGTAAACGGGTTGCTTCTACAGACAAGTCAGCTTCCTTTATATGAGGCAAAGATGGATAAAGACAGAAAATAGGATATCGAAATTTGTATTTGTTTGCACTGTGTGATGTAGCCAAATTATCAATGAGACGTTAAAAAATACGCTTTATATAAATTTTATGAGTTAAAGCTCATATTGTGACGTATGCCCTTGTTTACTTGCTGTGTTTTGATAATTTCTAACCTGAATCATGGAAATAATTTGAAGGCGAACTTAGATTCGCAGCTGCTAGGTAAGGGATTGAAAATGAGTAATTGTGTATGGAACAATTTCGGGGTGTTAACGGAAGTTAGAATTGATGAGAATTTTGTTTGGGTATCAAACCAAGATGGTCGAAGCCTAAAAATGAGTATCATCAGCTACAAAGATAAGTACCAAGATGTGTATCAAACTGCCCTCGGTTTGGTAGGCAAAAAAGTACGCCTGAATACAAGCCAAAGTAATGGCGAGCAGGCTGTTTGGTTTAGTCACATTTCAGAAGTTTCTAAACGTCGTGCTGCGGTATTAGAAACAGTAGAATAGTCAATATCGGTGAGTTTCCATCCTGATATTGTAAAGAAAGGTCGACTTTTTAGGAAGTCGGCCTTTTTGTTTGTCTAGGGCTTAGGGTTAATGCAATTCTTACCCAATCTAAGGTAAAATACCGCTCTGTTTTAATTAAACGTCCAATTCTTTCCTCATGGCGCAATTTACCGAAGAACAAAAATCAATAATCAAACACCGTGAAGGCAATGCGTTGTGTTTAGCGGGCGCAGGAACAGGTAAAACCACCACGCTTGTTGGTGTTTATCAGGCACAAACCCGCCTGGTGCCTGAGCAAAGTATTCAAGTGCTCATGTTTAATAAAACCATTTGTGATGATTTTAGAAGCAAGCTATTAGATAAGGGATATAACCCGCACCGAACGGTTAAAACCTATCACGGGTTTTGTCAGGAACTACTAACACGTCAAGGGCTTGGTTCTAGGTTGGTGTTTGAGCCCATGCGCCGCACACAGCTCATTAGAACCGTCCTGCAAAAAATGGCGCTGAGTTGTCGTCTTCCAACCACTAAACGCTTACTCAAAAAGCCTAAAACTGTCGCCGTGCTGGAAAGCTTTATTAGCTTGGTAAAAGCCATTGGGCTGAGTGAAGACGAGGTCTTCGAGGCGCAAAACTATGGCGAAGAATATGATTTTTTGCTGGACGCCTATAAAGTGGTCGAGCAAGAAAGGTTGCGCTCTGGATTACTGTTTTTCGATGATTGGTTAATCGAATCGGTAAAGCTTCTCTCAGAAGATTTGGAGTTCCGAGCGCGAATTCAGCAATCAATTCAGCTCGTTATTGTCGACGAATTTCAAGACACTAACCCAGTTCAACTTAAGCTTCTCAAGCTTATTGTGGCAGACGGCGCACGGATCATGGCTGTGGGCGATATTAACCAATGTATCTATAGGTGGCGGGGCAGTGAGCCTTCCATCATGCTGCGATTCGTTCAAGAGTTTCCACCTTGTACCACTTACAAACTGAGTCATACCTTTCGATTTGGCCATAGTTTAGCGATTGCTGCAGATCATTTGATTAGCCATAACAAAGAAAGATTCAAAGATTTTTGTACCGTGCCTGCTCAAAGTGTTGAAGACACGCAGATAGAGCACATAAAAACCTCGACCATTGCCTCGCACGTGGTGAAGGCGGTGAAAGGTCAATTAGAGGAAGGCTGCGAATCCGGTGAAATAGCCGTCTTGGTTAGGCGTTGGTCACAAGCCATGCTGATTGAATTGGCGTTTATCAAAGCGAATGTGCCGTACATGGCACCGGAGGGCAGTACGCTGGCGAAAAGCCGCGAGGTTAAACTTCTACTGCAGTTAATGAACTTAGTTATCCGCTGGCATGAACACCAAAAGATAGACAGCCAGATACTGCAAGAACTGTTCAGTTATCCTCATTGCTATTTGCGTGGCGAGATCCTACAGCCACTTTGTCGTGCACTGGCTAGCGTTCCACCAACCAGTTGGGTTAGGGAAATTGATAAATTTTCGGCTGCCAACAAACGTAAAGATCAAAATTTTGATAACGCGATTGAACGAGTCACATTGATACGTTCATTACTTAAAAAAGACATGAAAGCTCGGCAGATCTTTGAAGAATATCGAGCCGGGTCGGATCTGGATCATTGGTTAAGAAAGTCTGAAGCCACTGAAGGCGACGTTGAAGAAAGCTTAGATAAGCTCAACGCATTAACGGCGGTACTGAAAGGTTTAAATTATGACTGTAACCAAGCCAAAGACTTTTTTGAAAGCACGCAGCAAAGAGCGGCTCAAAGTTCGAAGAAATCAGACGGTGTGCGTTTAACCACGATATTTAGAGCGAAAGGCTGCGAATACAACAATGTGCATTTACCCTTCTGGGATAGAGGCATATTCCCGACGGAAGCGAAATTCGATACAGGACAAGGGCCAGATTACGAAGAGGAACGTCGCGTTGCGTATGTTGCGGTTACCCGAGCGAAGCAGAGAGCCAAAATCTACACTGGTGATTCACCGAGCCCGTTTGTGTCCGAGTCTTATCTGCCGTTGGCACACGCATTCGGGCCAAGTTTATACAAAGAACAGAGCCTACCGTACTTTGAAACCGAAGCGCTTGAATTGTATTTAACGCAATTGGGCCGAGTTGATGATTGCGCCGAAGCGCCTAAAAAGCCGCTTAATACTCGGCTAAGAGACAACAATCGTAGCCAATCAACCGAGGAAGGAGTGGCAGCGGTAGGAGACAGAGTTCGACATATTCAAGGTGATAAAGGCACTATCACCAACATCTCTGGGCCGAAATTTACCGTGAAATACGATTCCAATAAATCGCATCAATATCAAATGGTGATGTTCAGTCGATTTTTTGATTTAATCGGTTAGCGAGCAAGGTTAATAACGCATGAAAACAATGAACAAATGGTTGATTGGACTTATTTTATTGGTAACTGTTGGTTGCGCAAATATCAGCCAGGATCAGACTAATTTAAAACAAGGTGATGAGTTAGTTGTGCTTGCTCATGGCCTAGCAAGAAGTGGCAATGCTATGTGGAAGCTGGCTCAAAGAATAGAGGGTGCTGGCTTTCATGTGTGTGTCATCGATTATTCCACTATCGGCCAGTCACTTGAGTCAACATTACAAGAGACAGAAAACGAAATAGACCTGTGTTTAAAAAATGATAACCGCGTTCATTTTGTCGGTCATTCACTGGGTGGTTTAGTCATACGCTCTTATCTAGACAAGCACAAAGAGTTAAAAAATACTCAACGCTTGGGTGAGGTGATTTTTATGGGAACCCCCAACCATGGCAGCGAAGTTGCGGACCATTTTGACGGTCGTTTGTTGATGAATATTGCAGGAGGAACCAGCCAATCTTTAGTAACGGGCAATCGTTCGTTAGGCGAGGTCATTGCAGAGCCGGACTATCAAGCGGGGGTGATAGCGGGAACCAACAGTAATGGTGCAACCAATCGATTTTTCGACGGTCCTAACGATGGCTTGGTTTCTGTAAACTCAACTAAAGTCGCCAACATGAAGGATTTTATCACGATCGAAGTGGGTCATTCCATAATGCGTTACGATGAAGTGGTGGCGAATCAAACGATACACTTTCTAAACTATGGCGTGTTTGATCATCCAAACACGCCTGTCCAGTAAGAAATCGGGCAGTATTTAGAACTGGGCGTCGACCTGAAAGTGCATCGGCTGTTTGGTGTATGGGTGATCGAATGACAGGGATTCTGCGTGCAAGTGTAAGCGGTTCGCTTTCATACCATACAAATCATCGCCGATAATAGGCATATTTAACCCCAAATAGTGAGCGCAATGCACACGAAGTTGATGGGTTCTGCCAGTTTTAGGGTGCAGATATAGCTTGGTTTTTCCGTCAGCTCGCTCGATGACTTGCCACGTTGTTTCAGCCGCTTTACCGTGTTCTTCACATACCATTTGTCGTGGTCGATCATCAAGATCGCCGCGCAATGGTAATTCAATTTTACCAACATCCTGCTCTACGATGCCATCCACCAAAGCCACATAGCGTTTCTCGACATGACGAGTAATAAACTGCTTTTGTAGGCTTTTATTGGCGCGTTTAGTGAGGGCGAACACTAAAATCCCAGAAGTAGACATATCCAGTCTATGGATGACGAACGGGCCTTCTACATCTGTAAACTGTTGTTGTAAGCGATAATAAGCGGAGTCCTTAATGGTACGGCCAGGGACGGAGAGAAATTCAGCGGGTTTATTTACCACAACAATGGCTTCATCTTGGTAAAGGATATCGAGTTCTTTGCCTTCGGCTGGGTTCTTTAATAATGGGTTGTCATCCACTTTCATGCCTTTCAGCATGTGCCCTAAAATTGGCTCACATTTACTCTGACAAGATGGGTAGTATTTTTTATGCAAACGAACTTCTGATTTCGGCGAGCTCCCCCACCAAAATTCTGCCATGCAAATAGGCTCCAGTTCATTCTTGTAAGCGTAATGCAATAACTTAGGTGCAGCACATTCGCCAGCGCCGGCTGGTGGCGTAGGGTTTTTAGTCGGCTCAAAGATATCGATCAGAGACTTTTGTTCACCTAAGCGATTAAGAAAGTGATATTGAGAAAACAACCGATGTTGCAGTGCGAGCGATAAGATAGCTCGTTGTTCTTTAAGGTTATCCAGCTCCTGAGTGAGCTGAGAAAGCTGTGATTGAACTGAATCTAGTTTTTCTTGCCATGTTCGTTTTAAGATCTTCTGTTGGTTTTTTTCCGCAACACTTTGTTTACCTAGCCGGCTTTTAAGATCGTCAAATTGCTCACTGCATATAGTTTGAGCGCTCAATGATTTTTCTGCTTCAACGCGCGTAGCTTTTCTTGCCGCTCGACTCAAAATCATGCTTTGACGTTGAGCTTCAATTTCATAGTTCGCATGGTTTTGTAGCTGCTGAAGTTGAGTACTTAATTCATCAAATAGAGGGTTATTTCGATGTTGTGTTACTTGCAGGTTGATGGCGGTGATTTGATCGGTATCGTCACGGAAAAAACCGTCTTCTTTTAGCATATCAAACACTGGGGGTACAAACCCACTTAAGATATTTTGGTCAGCTATCTTTCCAGAAAACGCGCTCAAAAATCCAATCTCGCCTTGAGTGTTTTTCACTACAAGTACGCCAAACATTTTACCCGTTGCCTTTTCCGTGTCATCAAATTGATGGGCACTAATACTCGGATGCCCAAAGTGATGTTGCCATTGTGTTTGCGTTTCTAAGTGATGCTGGAGTTGACGTGCGGCTTGCTCACATAATGGGTGCGCTTGGTAATAAAAAGGGAAAGTGAACTTATCAGGAACTGAAGACGCATCAATAGGTGACGCGAAATGAGTAAAGGCGTTGTGTTGAGTAGGCATTTTCAGCTCTTTTGTCTAATGGTTATCAAATTCCGAACGTCGGATTCTAACCTCTACTGCTTACGAGAACAAATCGACCAGTAAAGGGCTGGGTGCGTTGGCTAGAACACCGATTCTAATGCATGGCATAACCAGGTACAGGCCGGCCCTTTGCTACTATCAAGTTGAGTGATCCGATCTACCGGAACTTGCCACGTTTTGATATCAAATTGCACTGGCAACCGAGTCAATTGACCTAAGTCTATGCCTATTTGAGCAATGTGAGCGGGAAGGTAAGACCAACCTATTTTTGCTTCAGCCATTTTACGCATGGCGACAAAGTCATTGGATTCAAAAATGATAGGAGAGAGCAGCGGTACGTAATCTGGAACATAGTGAGTTTCTTCACGATTGATAATCTGAGGATATTTGGTTAACTCTGTACGGGTGACTTCTTTTAACTGACTTAAAGGGTGCGTTTTATGGGCAACGGTGAAAAAGGCGACTTGCCCAATAAATCCTTGTTCAGTACCAACGTGCATATTATTGCTGATCAGCATGAGTCCGATGTCCGCTTTATTGTTTGTGATTTCCGCTGGTACACGCGCACTGTTGACAGTATTAAGAATCAGTTTTGTCGTCGGGTAGCGCTGATTAAATGATTTTAATACGTCAAAAAGCTTTGGAACCAATAGTGCCGGATCGGCACACAAAACGAGCTGAGTTTCATTTCCCACCGCCATGTTTGAGGCTGCTTGCTCCATTTCCTGAGCTTGTGTTAATACGCATTTCGCATATTCCAACAGCTTTTGTCCAGATTCTGTTAAAACAGGTGAGCGAGAGCGTCTATCAAACAACGTCTGATTTAAGTCTATTTCTAGATTTGCAATCGACTGACTCACTACCGACTGAGCCTTCCCCAACTTTCGTCCAGCAGCTGAAAAGGATCCTTGTTCGGCACATACAACAAAGGTTTGTAATTGAGCGAGATTTAACATATCTGTTTTTCCGATAGAAACTAACTTTGAGTTAGCTTAATTATAGATAGAATGGCGACATATATCTAGAGGGGTAAACCGTATGTCGAACAAAGAGCGTGCATTTCATAGTGTGCTATTTGAGCTATTTGCAATTATGTTATTGATTCCATTAGGCAGTCTGATTGGGGGGATTGATACCCATACCAT
This DNA window, taken from Vibrio tapetis subsp. tapetis, encodes the following:
- a CDS encoding lipase family alpha/beta hydrolase — its product is MKTMNKWLIGLILLVTVGCANISQDQTNLKQGDELVVLAHGLARSGNAMWKLAQRIEGAGFHVCVIDYSTIGQSLESTLQETENEIDLCLKNDNRVHFVGHSLGGLVIRSYLDKHKELKNTQRLGEVIFMGTPNHGSEVADHFDGRLLMNIAGGTSQSLVTGNRSLGEVIAEPDYQAGVIAGTNSNGATNRFFDGPNDGLVSVNSTKVANMKDFITIEVGHSIMRYDEVVANQTIHFLNYGVFDHPNTPVQ
- a CDS encoding LysR family transcriptional regulator — its product is MLNLAQLQTFVVCAEQGSFSAAGRKLGKAQSVVSQSIANLEIDLNQTLFDRRSRSPVLTESGQKLLEYAKCVLTQAQEMEQAASNMAVGNETQLVLCADPALLVPKLFDVLKSFNQRYPTTKLILNTVNSARVPAEITNNKADIGLMLISNNMHVGTEQGFIGQVAFFTVAHKTHPLSQLKEVTRTELTKYPQIINREETHYVPDYVPLLSPIIFESNDFVAMRKMAEAKIGWSYLPAHIAQIGIDLGQLTRLPVQFDIKTWQVPVDRITQLDSSKGPACTWLCHALESVF
- a CDS encoding alkaline phosphatase D family protein — its product is MSVEATRLPLVLAGPILRKVTNNEVNLWLVTSEPLTGSVEIKSTETDDFCTQHTIESQQQLQIGTNAWVCMLTISANFPTQTALSYQIDTQHGPVTTLVPHLNYAHNTEGLAGIRFVISEKADYVLHGSCRNPHHFSDDALVAADTKISTLDTTSRPDMLIMSGDQIYADHVAGPTLSAIEQTIRLLGLPSESFKQAPITNSNELYQHAECYYGRDKILPHYVDDGTLLTKLFPHRNIPIFSSTECENHLISFAEYFAMYLLVWSPTVWDLIDLEQLEQRGFEIDGKAMTPQWQKKWHEEKKHIRKFVSGLKQVQRLLAHIPTYMIFDDHDITDDWNLTVGWEKAAYDNLFSRRIIGNGLIAYWLCQGWGNAPEKFNQAFLTKVERFLDEANLPEPSLDAHDDLILHLSRFEGWHYTIHTSPKVVVLDTRTRRWRSESKMNKPSGLLDWEAMTEFQQELLDQSKVIIISAAPIFGVKFIEMLQRTMTIAGKPLVIDAENWMAHPGSANTLISIFTHTKTPTNFVILSGDVHYSFAYDAKLRHSKNSPNIYQITCSGIKNQFPDRLLKTCDALDTVLYSPRSPLNWFTKRKRLKITKRNPDTQEFYRLVNQSAIGELRLDENGKPKEICLLTGQGEKVKFP
- a CDS encoding pseudouridine synthase — translated: MPTQHNAFTHFASPIDASSVPDKFTFPFYYQAHPLCEQAARQLQHHLETQTQWQHHFGHPSISAHQFDDTEKATGKMFGVLVVKNTQGEIGFLSAFSGKIADQNILSGFVPPVFDMLKEDGFFRDDTDQITAINLQVTQHRNNPLFDELSTQLQQLQNHANYEIEAQRQSMILSRAARKATRVEAEKSLSAQTICSEQFDDLKSRLGKQSVAEKNQQKILKRTWQEKLDSVQSQLSQLTQELDNLKEQRAILSLALQHRLFSQYHFLNRLGEQKSLIDIFEPTKNPTPPAGAGECAAPKLLHYAYKNELEPICMAEFWWGSSPKSEVRLHKKYYPSCQSKCEPILGHMLKGMKVDDNPLLKNPAEGKELDILYQDEAIVVVNKPAEFLSVPGRTIKDSAYYRLQQQFTDVEGPFVIHRLDMSTSGILVFALTKRANKSLQKQFITRHVEKRYVALVDGIVEQDVGKIELPLRGDLDDRPRQMVCEEHGKAAETTWQVIERADGKTKLYLHPKTGRTHQLRVHCAHYLGLNMPIIGDDLYGMKANRLHLHAESLSFDHPYTKQPMHFQVDAQF
- a CDS encoding ATP-dependent helicase, with product MAQFTEEQKSIIKHREGNALCLAGAGTGKTTTLVGVYQAQTRLVPEQSIQVLMFNKTICDDFRSKLLDKGYNPHRTVKTYHGFCQELLTRQGLGSRLVFEPMRRTQLIRTVLQKMALSCRLPTTKRLLKKPKTVAVLESFISLVKAIGLSEDEVFEAQNYGEEYDFLLDAYKVVEQERLRSGLLFFDDWLIESVKLLSEDLEFRARIQQSIQLVIVDEFQDTNPVQLKLLKLIVADGARIMAVGDINQCIYRWRGSEPSIMLRFVQEFPPCTTYKLSHTFRFGHSLAIAADHLISHNKERFKDFCTVPAQSVEDTQIEHIKTSTIASHVVKAVKGQLEEGCESGEIAVLVRRWSQAMLIELAFIKANVPYMAPEGSTLAKSREVKLLLQLMNLVIRWHEHQKIDSQILQELFSYPHCYLRGEILQPLCRALASVPPTSWVREIDKFSAANKRKDQNFDNAIERVTLIRSLLKKDMKARQIFEEYRAGSDLDHWLRKSEATEGDVEESLDKLNALTAVLKGLNYDCNQAKDFFESTQQRAAQSSKKSDGVRLTTIFRAKGCEYNNVHLPFWDRGIFPTEAKFDTGQGPDYEEERRVAYVAVTRAKQRAKIYTGDSPSPFVSESYLPLAHAFGPSLYKEQSLPYFETEALELYLTQLGRVDDCAEAPKKPLNTRLRDNNRSQSTEEGVAAVGDRVRHIQGDKGTITNISGPKFTVKYDSNKSHQYQMVMFSRFFDLIG